The proteins below come from a single candidate division WOR-3 bacterium genomic window:
- a CDS encoding M48 family metalloprotease gives MNKVVHLIFFILIFSNAQQIGPGPSFIIKASEDAAKQIEKATGLINDTILVNRIKPIAQNVMRASDLRTVFECKILNTDAINAFALPAGPIYVTLGLITVIDSLKTEESQSMLAGILGHELAHIYLRHSVAMLRLENFIKVGTSYIPEDVAQILQRGYSREQEFEADEYGVIYAMRAGYDFESIIKFYKKMRELYGETPPGDEKYNDHPRATERIARLYEVRAQIERDFDQWYFGVEALKEGRYNDAIKYFKLFTTTFSNSAWGWTNLGTAYLFEAMSKMENPPVLFMTVYYTEPSFRLRGEPDELLYAEEAFKKASEMDTTYNIVYYSNMGIIYALRKKYDQAIEYTKKALEGKQAEHFFYNNLANILFLKKEYLEAIELYKKAIDINPDWPMPKYNLAITYETIDRKDLAIEMWKELLDVSGYNKEAVKHLSKLNKKFKSSKDKIQPETQIGGISIGMSEDNVRKNLGEPDDQTVLEKMTALEYSTKNLVIFIREGKVSGILARVGFSEKTAKNIGIGSSINDVRNVYGLPDDIVQQKNGEQWVYGKYGLLFNIYEGTVSQFQIIEASKDG, from the coding sequence ATGAATAAAGTTGTTCATCTTATTTTTTTTATCCTAATATTCTCAAATGCCCAACAAATTGGTCCAGGTCCTTCGTTTATCATTAAAGCAAGCGAGGATGCTGCAAAACAAATAGAAAAAGCAACTGGCTTAATAAATGATACGATTCTTGTTAATCGTATAAAACCTATTGCCCAAAATGTTATGCGAGCATCAGATTTGAGAACAGTTTTTGAATGCAAGATATTAAATACTGATGCCATAAATGCCTTTGCCTTGCCTGCAGGGCCTATTTATGTAACATTAGGATTGATCACAGTCATTGATTCATTAAAAACGGAGGAAAGCCAGTCAATGCTCGCAGGTATTCTGGGACATGAACTTGCCCATATCTACCTGCGCCATTCAGTTGCGATGTTGCGACTGGAGAATTTTATCAAGGTCGGAACTTCCTATATCCCTGAAGATGTTGCACAAATTTTACAGAGAGGCTATAGCCGTGAGCAAGAATTTGAAGCCGATGAATACGGCGTAATCTATGCAATGCGGGCAGGCTACGATTTTGAATCAATTATAAAGTTTTACAAAAAAATGCGTGAATTATATGGCGAAACCCCACCTGGGGATGAAAAATATAACGACCATCCCCGTGCCACCGAGCGTATTGCAAGACTATACGAAGTTCGAGCACAGATTGAGCGGGATTTTGACCAGTGGTATTTTGGTGTGGAGGCATTGAAAGAAGGTCGGTACAACGATGCAATAAAGTATTTTAAATTATTCACCACCACTTTTTCCAACAGTGCCTGGGGCTGGACGAATTTAGGGACTGCCTATTTATTTGAAGCGATGTCAAAAATGGAAAATCCCCCTGTGTTATTTATGACTGTTTATTACACCGAACCATCTTTTCGGTTAAGGGGTGAGCCTGATGAATTATTGTATGCGGAAGAGGCTTTTAAAAAGGCGTCTGAAATGGATACCACTTATAATATTGTTTATTACTCTAACATGGGAATAATCTATGCCTTACGCAAGAAATATGATCAGGCGATTGAGTATACCAAAAAGGCCCTGGAAGGTAAACAGGCAGAACATTTTTTCTATAATAATTTAGCAAATATCTTATTTCTTAAGAAAGAATATTTAGAAGCAATTGAGTTGTATAAAAAAGCGATAGACATTAATCCTGATTGGCCGATGCCTAAATACAATCTTGCTATTACCTATGAAACTATTGATAGAAAAGATCTTGCAATAGAAATGTGGAAAGAACTACTTGATGTTTCGGGTTATAATAAAGAGGCAGTAAAGCACCTTTCAAAACTAAATAAGAAGTTTAAATCTTCAAAAGATAAAATCCAGCCTGAAACTCAAATTGGCGGTATTAGTATCGGAATGTCCGAAGATAATGTTCGGAAAAACTTAGGAGAACCCGATGATCAAACTGTGCTTGAGAAAATGACTGCTTTGGAATATTCAACAAAAAATCTTGTAATATTTATCAGGGAAGGTAAAGTGAGCGGCATTCTTGCACGTGTAGGTTTTTCAGAAAAGACAGCAAAGAATATCGGTATCGGTTCGTCTATCAACGATGTTCGTAATGTCTATGGCCTACCTGATGACATTGTCCAGCAAAAGAATGGTGAGCAATGGGTCTATGGCAAATACGGTCTGCTCTTTAATATCTATGAAGGCACAGTCAGTCAATTTCAGATTATTGAGGCATCAAAAGATGGTTAA
- a CDS encoding tetratricopeptide repeat protein: MSTRQYFIFFALTVAFGWSTKVDIAQEYFLKGTEFYTAQEYTKAVEQYYNAVKLEPTNGLYRLSLAGAYGKNKQYAEALPHLKKAVLFDTTLIDAYYLIEDFYAKLGKEDSAIAYFNEEKNLHPQRAVIYINLGHLYYRKKDFNKAVQEFYQAQTFEPNNPVIQCGLGVVMLAQGDDSTAEEFFLNAIRLDSLYPEAHLYYSIILERKGMIKEAEKERNLAYQLKPELKEVDLSGVLPIRGEKADIPFIVSTLDIIVQKLIRPEERLAEMVRKPFDLNLGTGLTTINKEKWLSIKSRPAMETKWFGFNLAFDFLVNQDSIRTKEWDYKKIFQSVRIGHPNLPFYVGTGAISNYTLGYGLIVRDYFNQADENNRKMGGVFTLQTKDNAIGITGMVNNLSPMEVTIGRAYLGKWAQSLEDLLQRMELGFTYAQDNEYEYKVLGGDLLFYLTSRGSFHFLIASEFAKTLEHGYGNVSGLFVQLGGMRKSDVSLSLYGAGLILGKDFEPAPFDAFYEKKRKQYGADLVNVVLSKYDKNTNGFYGSGSLNLGVVLKLSADYQSVSGVDSSGLFSARIAVADDENIPIILRGVFYKYNFDDFNTLTKMDENTYLAGIAGLKFFKGLFSINLLYERTYVWNEEMGNYETQERISPHILFNKSF; this comes from the coding sequence ATGTCTACTCGACAGTATTTTATCTTTTTTGCGTTAACTGTTGCATTTGGCTGGTCTACCAAAGTTGATATTGCCCAGGAATATTTTCTCAAGGGCACTGAGTTCTACACTGCCCAAGAATATACAAAGGCGGTTGAACAGTACTATAATGCAGTTAAACTTGAGCCTACAAATGGGTTGTATAGATTATCCCTCGCTGGTGCCTATGGAAAGAATAAACAATATGCTGAAGCCTTACCCCATTTGAAAAAGGCTGTTTTGTTTGATACGACACTCATTGATGCCTATTATCTTATAGAAGATTTTTACGCAAAACTCGGTAAAGAAGATTCTGCCATTGCGTATTTTAATGAAGAAAAAAATCTCCATCCGCAGAGGGCAGTTATTTATATTAATCTCGGGCATCTCTATTATAGAAAAAAAGATTTCAATAAAGCCGTCCAGGAGTTTTATCAGGCACAGACCTTTGAACCGAATAATCCGGTAATACAATGCGGTCTTGGGGTGGTAATGCTTGCCCAGGGTGATGACAGCACTGCTGAAGAATTCTTCTTAAATGCAATAAGACTTGATTCGCTATATCCTGAGGCACATTTGTATTACAGTATAATCTTGGAAAGAAAAGGAATGATTAAAGAAGCAGAAAAGGAGCGCAACCTTGCCTATCAGTTAAAGCCCGAGTTGAAAGAGGTTGATTTGAGTGGTGTTCTGCCGATCCGGGGAGAAAAGGCAGATATCCCGTTTATTGTATCAACCCTTGATATAATTGTCCAGAAACTTATCAGACCTGAAGAGCGGCTTGCAGAAATGGTGAGGAAGCCTTTTGATTTGAACTTGGGGACCGGGTTGACAACAATCAATAAAGAAAAGTGGTTATCTATCAAATCAAGGCCAGCAATGGAAACGAAATGGTTTGGATTCAATCTCGCATTTGATTTTCTTGTCAATCAAGACAGTATCCGCACTAAAGAGTGGGATTATAAAAAGATATTCCAGAGTGTGAGGATTGGACATCCAAATCTGCCGTTCTATGTCGGAACCGGCGCAATAAGCAATTATACACTCGGCTATGGATTGATCGTGCGTGATTATTTCAACCAGGCAGATGAAAATAACCGAAAGATGGGCGGGGTCTTTACCCTGCAAACAAAGGATAATGCAATTGGTATTACCGGAATGGTAAACAATCTTTCACCAATGGAGGTTACAATCGGCAGGGCGTATCTTGGGAAATGGGCACAATCTTTAGAAGACCTTCTACAGAGAATGGAATTGGGATTCACCTATGCCCAGGATAATGAATATGAATATAAGGTTTTGGGTGGTGATTTACTATTTTATCTCACTTCCCGCGGTTCATTCCATTTTCTTATTGCCAGTGAATTTGCCAAGACACTCGAACACGGTTATGGCAATGTGTCAGGATTATTTGTGCAATTAGGTGGAATGAGAAAATCAGATGTTTCTTTATCGTTATATGGTGCAGGATTGATTTTAGGGAAAGATTTTGAACCAGCGCCATTCGATGCATTCTACGAAAAAAAGCGAAAACAATATGGCGCAGATCTTGTGAATGTGGTTTTGAGTAAATATGATAAAAATACAAATGGATTTTACGGTTCCGGTAGTTTGAATCTCGGTGTAGTTTTAAAACTCTCAGCCGACTATCAGAGTGTATCTGGTGTTGATTCAAGCGGGCTTTTTTCCGCACGGATTGCTGTGGCAGATGATGAAAATATTCCGATAATTTTGCGTGGGGTATTCTACAAATATAACTTTGACGACTTCAATACCCTGACTAAAATGGATGAGAATACCTATCTCGCCGGAATTGCGGGTTTAAAATTCTTTAAAGGACTCTTCTCAATAAATCTGCTCTATGAAAGAACTTATGTCTGGAATGAAGAGATGGGGAATTACGAAACTCAAGAAAGGATTTCACCCCATATTCTGTTTAACAAAAGTTTTTAA
- a CDS encoding CHAT domain-containing protein: protein MKNDYKYINLQFSLDKRGLKDSFLIICFLFLLSPANEIDPNIKIADSLFYAEDFSKAESIYKEILNFAQGIDKGLCLKGLGNIVLSFGDLSLAVDYYNQALNIFKENDYYPGQAKIYLNLGSIAFYQGDLKGAENFFNNALKNQDLIKEKTPDDLMDEITIRMMLARVALSKNEYNSSKNNLLTAIDKAKSIDYKKGIIDGYYFLASLYIQLAEADSALKYFNQSCSLALELGYQKSAADAYREMGNIHRRLGDYDIAYENLLKSLTLLAGIKQEKEIALGEGELLNNLGTLYLDMGKYRQALEKFLSALEIFDKTGNISWKIEALQNLGYTYILLSSTDNTYFDSALYFYELTRPLLKDKKDEALFYNNLGILYEKKKDFKLAQANYQKALNLYKFLQDSIGQAKVYCNLGNIFVLSGDYNKGIKSYQDGYNIIENMNRKDWQASVLSNLGFAQHKAGQIDEAINSLTKAVELVENLRGRIVSQEFRSAFFENKIVLYEELINLYYKMGNAKKAFEYAEGAKSRAFLDLISNVDIAQKPNLDPKIKALIEQEQVLEKKIEFLAGMPEQSDAIIEHNRIIKELSEKFPDYEVLRSSKPLDIRRLQAILDNQTAVLEYFIGLENGYIFAITHQRMGIKKMDINPAEIYENVDRYRRVIRRRVNYEDNELAEISMWFYTNLIAPVMPEIRDKKRLCIIPYGILHNLPFATIMVDKDSKKLLIDDYDIFYAPSATVYEIAHNKNKLRKNKFAIFAKSDFSEHPDWFDMPLPGTIAEKDSILKTGGLPNITIFEDKDNSSPPPSETNAKKYLKDYDIIHFATHGKLAPGDSALESKIILSKDDENDGELRVREIFNMEIDAYLVTLSACETGQLRGFSEGAYIGDELTGLSRAFIYAGTPSVIASLWKVSDVSTALLMAQFYKNLRGADKTKALCDAQRWLMKKEYFDKPFFWAPFVVIGDWQ from the coding sequence GTGAAAAACGATTACAAATACATAAATCTTCAGTTCTCCCTTGATAAGAGGGGATTAAAGGATTCTTTTTTAATAATCTGTTTTCTCTTTTTATTATCTCCTGCCAATGAAATTGATCCAAATATCAAAATTGCAGATTCATTGTTCTATGCGGAAGACTTTTCAAAGGCAGAGAGTATTTATAAAGAGATATTAAATTTTGCGCAAGGGATTGATAAAGGATTGTGTCTTAAAGGGCTTGGTAATATTGTTCTTTCTTTCGGAGACCTAAGTCTTGCAGTAGATTATTACAATCAGGCACTGAATATATTCAAAGAAAATGATTATTATCCAGGTCAGGCGAAGATTTATTTAAATCTCGGTTCAATCGCCTTTTATCAGGGAGATTTAAAAGGCGCAGAGAATTTCTTTAATAATGCCTTAAAAAATCAGGATTTGATAAAAGAAAAAACGCCGGATGATTTAATGGATGAAATAACCATCCGCATGATGCTGGCAAGGGTCGCCTTATCGAAAAATGAATACAATAGTTCAAAGAACAATCTTTTAACCGCAATAGATAAAGCAAAGTCAATAGATTATAAAAAGGGTATTATTGATGGTTATTATTTCCTTGCGAGTTTATATATCCAACTGGCAGAAGCCGATAGTGCCCTGAAATATTTTAATCAGTCCTGTTCACTTGCACTGGAATTGGGTTATCAAAAAAGTGCGGCAGATGCCTATCGGGAGATGGGTAATATTCATCGCAGGCTCGGTGATTATGACATTGCCTATGAGAATCTATTAAAATCTTTGACCTTACTGGCAGGCATCAAACAGGAAAAAGAGATTGCACTCGGTGAAGGCGAATTGTTGAACAATTTGGGCACTCTTTATCTTGATATGGGAAAGTATCGTCAGGCTTTGGAGAAGTTCTTATCAGCATTAGAAATTTTTGATAAAACAGGCAATATTTCCTGGAAGATTGAGGCATTGCAGAATTTAGGCTATACTTACATTTTACTTTCGTCAACAGATAATACATATTTTGATTCCGCATTATATTTTTATGAACTGACAAGACCTTTGTTAAAAGACAAGAAGGATGAGGCACTATTTTATAATAATCTCGGTATTCTTTATGAAAAAAAGAAGGATTTTAAACTTGCGCAGGCGAATTACCAAAAGGCATTAAATTTATATAAATTCCTTCAGGATAGTATTGGACAGGCAAAGGTCTATTGTAATTTGGGTAACATATTTGTCCTTTCCGGTGATTACAACAAGGGAATAAAATCATATCAGGATGGGTATAATATAATTGAAAATATGAATCGAAAAGATTGGCAGGCATCAGTTCTATCAAACCTCGGTTTTGCCCAGCACAAGGCAGGGCAGATTGACGAGGCAATAAATTCTTTGACCAAAGCGGTGGAACTTGTTGAAAACCTGCGCGGCAGGATTGTCAGTCAGGAATTTCGTTCAGCATTCTTTGAAAATAAGATTGTATTATACGAAGAACTCATAAATTTATATTATAAAATGGGGAATGCAAAAAAGGCATTTGAATATGCAGAAGGCGCCAAATCACGGGCATTTCTGGATTTGATTTCAAATGTGGATATTGCGCAAAAACCCAATCTTGACCCAAAGATAAAAGCTTTAATTGAGCAGGAGCAAGTTCTGGAAAAGAAAATTGAATTTCTGGCCGGTATGCCCGAACAGTCAGATGCAATAATTGAACATAACCGTATAATAAAAGAGCTTTCAGAAAAATTTCCTGATTATGAAGTCTTGAGGTCATCAAAGCCGCTTGATATCAGAAGACTTCAGGCCATTTTAGATAATCAAACCGCAGTTCTTGAATATTTTATAGGATTGGAAAATGGCTATATCTTCGCGATTACCCATCAGAGGATGGGAATTAAAAAGATGGATATAAATCCCGCTGAAATCTATGAGAATGTTGATCGTTACCGCAGAGTAATCAGGCGCAGGGTAAACTATGAGGATAATGAACTCGCCGAGATTTCAATGTGGTTTTATACCAACTTGATCGCCCCGGTAATGCCAGAAATAAGGGATAAGAAAAGACTTTGTATTATTCCTTATGGCATTTTGCATAACCTTCCATTTGCTACGATTATGGTAGATAAGGATTCAAAAAAACTTTTGATTGATGATTATGATATATTTTATGCACCCTCGGCGACGGTTTATGAGATTGCACATAATAAAAATAAATTGAGAAAAAATAAGTTTGCAATATTTGCCAAATCTGATTTTTCGGAACACCCAGATTGGTTTGATATGCCATTGCCCGGAACAATTGCCGAAAAAGACTCGATCTTAAAAACCGGGGGTTTACCAAATATCACAATTTTTGAAGATAAAGATAATTCATCACCCCCGCCTTCAGAGACCAACGCAAAAAAATATCTAAAGGACTATGACATAATCCATTTTGCTACCCACGGAAAGCTTGCACCAGGCGATTCCGCACTTGAATCAAAGATAATCCTTTCTAAAGATGACGAGAACGACGGTGAATTAAGGGTCCGTGAGATATTTAATATGGAGATAGATGCCTATCTTGTTACTCTCTCGGCGTGTGAAACAGGACAATTGCGGGGTTTTTCTGAAGGTGCATACATTGGTGATGAACTTACTGGCTTAAGTCGTGCCTTTATCTATGCCGGCACCCCATCGGTAATTGCATCTCTATGGAAGGTAAGTGATGTATCAACTGCGCTATTGATGGCACAGTTTTATAAGAACTTAAGGGGTGCGGACAAAACAAAGGCGCTATGCGATGCCCAGAGATGGTTGATGAAAAAGGAATACTTTGATAAACCATTCTTCTGGGCACCGTTTGTGGTTATCGGTGATTGGCAATAA